The Methanoplanus sp. FWC-SCC4 genome has a window encoding:
- a CDS encoding UPF0058 family protein, with product MHKEELIALHQFMYSIKESFEQENSGISFVEYEDLNIKPNQVHKSKMEHKHAIFVLGEDIAKAMKDVEPSASKRIADRMHELALKTEKEIDEDPSNKF from the coding sequence GTGCACAAAGAAGAACTAATTGCCCTTCATCAGTTTATGTACTCAATCAAGGAGAGTTTTGAACAGGAAAACTCAGGGATATCGTTTGTAGAATATGAAGACCTGAATATAAAACCGAATCAGGTACACAAAAGCAAAATGGAGCACAAGCATGCAATATTTGTTCTTGGTGAAGATATTGCAAAAGCCATGAAGGATGTAGAGCCTTCCGCATCAAAGAGAATTGCGGACAGAATGCATGAACTGGCTTTAAAAACCGAAAAAGAGATCGACGAAGATCCAAGTAATAAATTTTAA
- the tes gene encoding tetraether lipid synthase Tes, which yields MVIKKTKGLCPECGAVLPADIIEEDNKIWIVRKCPEHGEFKHLYWSDADMYSRFDSFEAVGTGIENPNNCIVPQDCPTGCGLCNNHKSTTLLANIDLTNRCNLNCDFCFANARACGYVYEPSFDEIVSMLKMLREQKPCPAPAVQFAGGEPTMRDDLVEIIKKAKELGFKQIQMASNGVKLAKDRQYVMDLKCAGLSTLYLHFDGVSKETNPMINISKKVIENCSEVRQGIVLVPTIINGKNDHEVGDIIKFAAEHVDVVRGVNFQPVAFTGAASEDDVINERVTIPDLTKRIEEQTNGKIRQDYFYPVPCMIPVSDLVESYTGKPQIRFTTHQHCGAATYAFVTENGLVPVNEMIDVDEFFKVINIMADDLKNKGSLNKYLTLAEGLKGFHSSVKKSGSGKTGQFWKMLYQALLKQDFQALKEFHWNALFIGTMHFMDNYNYDVERVQRCCIHYATPDGKLIPFCTYNSGPVYRENVWKKFAKPMDKQDELADIN from the coding sequence ATGGTAATTAAAAAAACAAAAGGTCTATGCCCTGAATGTGGTGCTGTTCTTCCGGCAGACATTATCGAAGAAGACAATAAGATCTGGATTGTCAGGAAATGCCCGGAACATGGAGAATTTAAACACCTTTACTGGTCTGATGCAGACATGTACAGTCGTTTTGACTCTTTTGAAGCAGTAGGCACCGGTATTGAAAATCCAAATAATTGCATAGTCCCACAAGACTGCCCGACCGGATGCGGTCTTTGCAATAACCATAAATCAACAACACTTCTTGCAAATATTGATCTTACAAACCGCTGCAATTTAAACTGTGATTTTTGTTTTGCAAATGCGCGTGCCTGCGGATATGTTTATGAGCCTTCATTTGATGAAATTGTTTCAATGCTCAAAATGCTCAGGGAACAAAAACCATGTCCTGCACCTGCAGTCCAGTTTGCAGGTGGAGAGCCCACAATGCGTGATGACCTTGTTGAAATCATCAAAAAGGCAAAAGAACTTGGCTTTAAACAGATCCAGATGGCTTCAAACGGTGTCAAACTCGCAAAAGACAGGCAGTATGTAATGGATCTGAAATGTGCAGGGCTTAGCACACTTTATCTCCATTTTGACGGTGTTTCAAAAGAAACAAACCCGATGATTAATATCAGTAAAAAAGTTATTGAAAATTGTTCTGAAGTACGCCAGGGTATTGTCCTTGTACCAACAATCATAAACGGCAAAAACGATCATGAGGTTGGTGACATTATCAAATTCGCAGCAGAACACGTTGATGTCGTAAGAGGAGTTAACTTCCAGCCGGTTGCATTTACAGGTGCCGCATCTGAAGATGATGTCATTAACGAGCGTGTCACAATTCCTGATCTCACAAAAAGGATTGAAGAACAGACAAATGGAAAAATCAGGCAGGATTATTTCTATCCTGTTCCCTGTATGATACCTGTATCAGATCTTGTTGAATCATATACAGGAAAACCACAGATAAGATTTACAACCCACCAGCACTGTGGTGCTGCAACATATGCATTTGTAACCGAAAACGGCCTTGTACCTGTCAATGAGATGATTGATGTTGACGAATTCTTCAAAGTCATCAATATTATGGCGGATGATCTTAAAAACAAAGGTTCTCTTAATAAATATCTGACTCTTGCCGAAGGACTCAAAGGTTTCCATTCATCCGTAAAAAAGAGCGGATCAGGTAAAACAGGTCAGTTCTGGAAGATGCTCTACCAGGCACTGTTAAAGCAGGACTTCCAGGCATTAAAGGAATTCCACTGGAATGCACTTTTTATCGGAACAATGCACTTCATGGACAATTATAATTATGATGTTGAGAGAGTGCAGCGCTGTTGCATTCATTATGCAACCCCTGATGGCAAACTCATTCCATTTTGCACATATAATTCTGGACCTGTTTACAGGGAAAATGTCTGGAAGAAATTTGCAAAACCAATGGACAAACAAGACGAACTTGCTGATATAAATTAA
- a CDS encoding MerR family transcriptional regulator, producing MDVEMISIGKFSEITRLSKKALYCYEKKGLLVPVKKDICSGYRYYNSEQIENAIWIGSLINLGFSLDQISLILSENDKNSPLVRKLFQECLTRTNNEIRRLEMVRRILSSKNPFEELFKMELLNWKIKEVPANRVISINGEGIYNEIVSELIGKLCEEISIQEKQNSQMKVSGPVMVIYTGDCDDMKGTMEAAIPVTGTFKIKNSSIRFKNLPAAKVLSVIHKGPYMNLGMAHKKIFDYCQENNLELSGLGRELYLNNPHETSEEDLMTEIQYSIQ from the coding sequence ATGGACGTTGAAATGATTTCAATAGGAAAATTTTCAGAGATTACAAGACTGTCAAAAAAAGCCCTGTACTGCTATGAAAAAAAAGGTCTTCTTGTGCCTGTAAAAAAGGATATCTGTTCTGGTTACAGGTATTACAATTCTGAACAGATTGAAAATGCAATCTGGATTGGTTCGCTGATAAATCTTGGATTTTCTCTGGACCAAATCAGCCTTATTCTCTCAGAAAATGATAAAAACAGTCCTTTAGTAAGAAAACTGTTTCAGGAATGCCTTACAAGAACAAACAATGAAATCAGACGACTTGAAATGGTGAGAAGGATTCTTTCATCAAAAAATCCTTTTGAGGAGCTGTTTAAAATGGAGCTTTTGAACTGGAAAATAAAAGAAGTGCCGGCAAACCGTGTCATTAGCATAAATGGTGAGGGCATATACAACGAAATCGTATCTGAACTTATAGGAAAACTATGTGAAGAAATTTCCATTCAGGAAAAACAAAACTCACAGATGAAGGTTTCAGGACCTGTAATGGTTATCTACACAGGAGACTGTGACGATATGAAAGGAACAATGGAGGCTGCAATACCTGTTACAGGTACTTTTAAAATCAAAAATTCTTCAATTAGATTTAAAAACCTTCCTGCTGCAAAAGTATTGTCAGTAATTCATAAAGGTCCGTATATGAATCTTGGAATGGCACATAAAAAAATATTTGACTACTGCCAGGAAAACAATCTTGAACTGTCAGGATTAGGACGTGAGCTTTACCTGAATAATCCACATGAAACTTCGGAGGAAGACCTTATGACTGAAATTCAATATTCAATTCAATAA
- a CDS encoding peptidylprolyl isomerase gives MAKKVNASHILVKSEAEAKEILEKIKAGDNFENLAKKTSNCPSGKKGGGLGWFGKGMMVKEFEDACFNAKEGDILGPVKTQFGYHIIKVNETK, from the coding sequence ATGGCAAAAAAAGTAAATGCATCACACATACTTGTAAAAAGTGAAGCAGAAGCAAAAGAAATTCTTGAAAAAATCAAAGCAGGGGATAACTTTGAGAACCTTGCAAAGAAAACATCAAACTGCCCTTCAGGTAAAAAAGGTGGCGGCCTTGGATGGTTTGGCAAGGGTATGATGGTAAAGGAATTTGAAGATGCATGCTTTAATGCAAAAGAAGGGGACATCTTAGGCCCTGTAAAAACACAATTCGGATACCACATAATAAAAGTTAATGAAACAAAATAA
- the pyrE gene encoding orotate phosphoribosyltransferase, with translation MVNEIAEVLIKYGAIEFGDFTLASGAKSSYYIDIKTASTNPELLSPIGKAIAEKFDFDVVAGVAVGAVPIAVSVSIFSGKPYSIIRKEKKEHGKSGAIIGDVKGKNVLLVEDVTTSGGSVIYGIDALRDAGAIVKTVVTVVDREQGASEKLSNSDVKLVPLVRVSEILKKDNE, from the coding sequence ATGGTAAATGAAATAGCAGAAGTTTTGATAAAATACGGTGCAATTGAATTTGGAGATTTTACTCTTGCATCAGGTGCAAAAAGCAGTTATTATATTGATATTAAAACCGCATCAACAAATCCTGAGTTATTGTCACCTATCGGAAAGGCAATAGCTGAAAAATTTGACTTTGATGTGGTGGCAGGAGTTGCCGTCGGAGCTGTTCCCATTGCAGTATCAGTTTCGATTTTCTCAGGCAAACCATATTCTATTATCAGAAAAGAGAAGAAGGAGCATGGAAAATCCGGTGCAATAATCGGTGATGTAAAAGGGAAAAATGTGCTTCTGGTTGAGGATGTGACAACATCCGGCGGAAGTGTGATTTATGGCATTGATGCGCTTCGTGATGCAGGAGCAATTGTCAAAACAGTTGTAACAGTCGTTGATCGCGAACAGGGTGCATCTGAAAAGCTTTCCAATTCAGATGTAAAGCTTGTTCCGCTTGTCCGTGTTTCGGAAATTTTGAAAAAAGATAATGAATGA
- the purD gene encoding phosphoribosylamine--glycine ligase, with product MVMKVLVVGGGGREHAIAKTLSKNDNCEIYAVMAKRNPGIARLAKEYLIAKETEVETVAGFAENFGIEYAVIGPEAPLEAGIVDYLENHGIACVGPSRAAARLETDKAFCREMMEKYGVSGCPKYRVFHEAEEACKYIEDFKGDLAIKPIGLTGGKGVKIMGEHFGKEGAIEYIKEIGGEVVLEERLIGEEFTLMAFVDGTHVVPMPLVQDHKRAFEGDVGPNTGGMGSYSMPDHMFPFVTKADYDKALAIMEDVVAFMSSSGTVYRGMLYGQFMNTAEGPKVIEFNARFGDPEAMNLLTLLSSDFCNIVEKIVKGTLSPSDVVFEKKSTVCKYIVPKGYPDSPIPGDIIELGDIGDAHVYYANVTEENNVLYTQTSRTLAFVGMADTLEEAEKIAEKAASSVKGSVRYRRDIGTNEVLQKRIDHMKEIR from the coding sequence ATGGTAATGAAAGTACTGGTTGTGGGTGGAGGCGGCAGAGAACACGCAATTGCAAAAACGCTTTCCAAAAATGATAATTGTGAAATATATGCCGTAATGGCAAAAAGAAATCCAGGAATTGCAAGACTGGCAAAAGAATATCTGATTGCAAAAGAGACTGAAGTCGAAACTGTTGCAGGTTTTGCAGAGAATTTTGGAATTGAATATGCCGTTATAGGACCTGAAGCTCCTTTGGAAGCAGGAATTGTTGACTATCTCGAAAATCATGGTATTGCCTGCGTGGGTCCGTCAAGAGCGGCAGCCCGCCTTGAAACTGATAAGGCATTTTGCCGTGAAATGATGGAAAAATATGGCGTTTCCGGATGCCCAAAATACCGTGTGTTTCATGAAGCAGAAGAAGCCTGTAAATATATTGAAGATTTCAAGGGCGATCTCGCAATAAAACCAATTGGCCTTACCGGAGGCAAGGGCGTCAAAATTATGGGAGAGCACTTCGGAAAGGAAGGAGCGATTGAATATATAAAAGAGATTGGAGGAGAGGTAGTTCTGGAAGAACGCCTGATTGGTGAAGAGTTTACACTAATGGCTTTTGTAGACGGCACACATGTTGTCCCTATGCCTCTTGTCCAGGATCACAAGCGTGCATTTGAAGGAGATGTCGGCCCGAACACCGGGGGGATGGGTTCATATTCCATGCCTGATCATATGTTCCCGTTTGTAACAAAAGCAGACTATGACAAGGCTCTTGCAATAATGGAGGATGTCGTTGCTTTCATGAGCAGTTCCGGCACTGTTTACAGAGGAATGCTTTATGGCCAGTTTATGAATACTGCTGAAGGACCAAAAGTCATTGAATTCAATGCACGTTTCGGTGATCCCGAGGCAATGAATCTGTTAACATTACTCTCGTCTGATTTTTGCAATATTGTAGAAAAAATTGTAAAAGGGACACTTTCACCTTCTGATGTTGTATTTGAGAAGAAGTCAACGGTATGTAAATATATTGTTCCAAAAGGATATCCGGATTCACCCATTCCCGGTGATATTATCGAATTAGGAGATATCGGGGATGCCCATGTCTACTATGCTAATGTTACCGAAGAAAATAATGTCTTATATACTCAGACCTCAAGAACCCTTGCTTTTGTCGGAATGGCAGACACCCTTGAAGAAGCTGAGAAAATTGCAGAGAAAGCAGCATCTTCGGTTAAAGGCAGTGTCCGTTACCGCAGGGATATAGGTACTAATGAAGTTCTCCAAAAGCGTATTGATCATATGAAGGAGATTAGATGA
- a CDS encoding ATP-grasp domain-containing protein: MIRIIKKPTDTPDDNSTVMVADALKEKKAEFSYLNIDDIDPFSDEIENDIIWVCGIKQDGIQFEIINALNINNKVVNSPDSIATCASKAQTSARLIKAGVPTPETIFTNSKDRIREFIDIHKKAVYKPVYGYDGNGIYPFSSVEEIKEIPPYYIQEFVENNCDYRVFVIDGEAAGAIKRSSDSFAHNIHQGGTGVPVIDIPDEMADVASKAAHAINIDYCGVDLLPVNDSYTVLEVNGTPNWHCMGVPIPEYLAEYLIRTEKDY, encoded by the coding sequence ATGATAAGAATCATAAAAAAACCAACCGATACGCCTGATGACAATTCGACAGTTATGGTCGCTGATGCACTAAAAGAAAAAAAAGCCGAATTTTCATATCTCAATATTGATGATATTGATCCCTTCTCTGACGAAATTGAAAACGATATAATCTGGGTTTGTGGAATTAAACAGGACGGTATCCAGTTTGAAATAATAAATGCCCTAAATATTAACAATAAAGTTGTAAACTCACCTGATTCAATTGCGACATGTGCAAGCAAGGCCCAGACCAGTGCAAGACTTATCAAAGCAGGTGTTCCGACTCCTGAAACAATTTTTACAAATTCTAAAGACAGGATCAGGGAATTTATTGATATCCATAAAAAAGCTGTATATAAACCGGTTTACGGATATGACGGCAATGGAATTTATCCATTCTCATCAGTTGAGGAAATAAAGGAAATTCCGCCATATTATATACAGGAGTTTGTCGAAAACAACTGTGATTACAGGGTATTTGTCATAGACGGAGAGGCAGCCGGCGCAATTAAAAGAAGTTCGGACTCTTTTGCGCATAATATCCATCAGGGAGGAACTGGTGTTCCTGTAATTGATATTCCTGATGAAATGGCAGATGTTGCATCAAAAGCCGCACATGCAATAAACATTGATTATTGCGGAGTTGATCTTCTCCCGGTAAATGACTCATATACCGTTTTGGAAGTTAACGGAACGCCAAACTGGCATTGCATGGGCGTGCCCATACCTGAATATCTGGCAGAATATCTGATAAGAACAGAAAAAGATTATTAA
- a CDS encoding CDP-2,3-bis-(O-geranylgeranyl)-sn-glycerol synthase — MIPAYVPNSAAAVFGGGKPIDGGRNWKDGRRIFGEGKTWRGLFGGILSGIAAGILLIAIGYYAGFTIHTFLSVVLLATGALLGDLVKSFFKRRLDKKRGEEWLIADQYDLVAGSLLLVLIFNYNWAVINLTLPVLLWIIIITPLLHRGANIIGYLIGVKDVPW, encoded by the coding sequence ATGATCCCTGCCTATGTCCCGAACTCTGCTGCAGCAGTATTTGGTGGAGGCAAACCAATTGACGGAGGCAGGAACTGGAAAGACGGGCGCCGCATATTTGGTGAGGGCAAAACATGGAGAGGCCTTTTTGGAGGCATATTAAGTGGTATTGCTGCAGGTATTTTGCTTATTGCAATTGGATATTATGCGGGTTTTACGATTCACACATTTCTTTCAGTAGTACTTCTGGCAACAGGGGCATTGCTTGGTGATCTTGTAAAAAGTTTCTTTAAACGGAGACTTGATAAAAAACGCGGTGAGGAATGGTTAATAGCAGATCAATATGATCTGGTTGCAGGATCGCTTCTTCTTGTGCTTATTTTCAATTACAACTGGGCTGTAATTAATCTGACACTTCCTGTTTTGCTATGGATTATTATTATTACACCACTATTACATAGAGGAGCAAACATTATTGGTTATCTTATCGGAGTCAAGGATGTCCCATGGTAA
- the argF gene encoding ornithine carbamoyltransferase: MKKNFLSILDFTKNDLFEALDLALELKEKRKNEEFPELLPKKTLGMIFEKASTRTRISFETGMFELGGHAIFLNPNDMQLGRGEAICDTAKVLSRYLSVVMMRSNSHSTVEEIADNANIPVINGLSDKEHPCQILADILTMKEIFKDDLNKLKVVWIGDGNNVCNSLILSSVLTGYEVCVSTPKGYEPDPEYIKNAQKAGGNVKYIEDPAKAAEDADVIYTDTWISMGSEAEKDSRLQAFSGYCVDENLLKNAKDGAVVMHCLPAHRGDEITDSVMDGKQSVVWQQAENRLHAQKALMVMLLGKNK, translated from the coding sequence ATGAAAAAAAATTTTCTTTCAATATTGGATTTTACAAAAAATGATCTTTTTGAAGCTTTAGACCTGGCTCTGGAACTAAAGGAGAAACGTAAAAACGAAGAATTTCCAGAACTTCTTCCCAAAAAAACACTTGGGATGATCTTTGAAAAAGCGTCAACGAGAACGCGTATATCATTTGAAACAGGGATGTTTGAACTTGGAGGACATGCCATTTTTTTAAATCCAAATGATATGCAGCTTGGAAGAGGAGAAGCAATTTGTGATACTGCAAAAGTTTTGTCGCGTTATCTTTCTGTTGTGATGATGCGTTCCAATTCTCACAGCACAGTTGAAGAGATCGCAGATAATGCAAATATACCGGTAATAAACGGTCTTTCCGATAAAGAACACCCCTGTCAGATACTTGCCGATATTCTTACAATGAAAGAGATTTTCAAAGACGATCTAAATAAACTAAAAGTTGTATGGATTGGCGATGGCAACAATGTCTGCAATTCCCTGATTCTTTCATCAGTTCTTACCGGCTATGAGGTGTGTGTTTCAACACCTAAAGGTTATGAGCCTGATCCTGAATATATAAAAAATGCTCAAAAGGCCGGTGGAAATGTGAAATATATTGAAGATCCGGCAAAAGCGGCAGAAGATGCTGATGTCATATATACCGACACCTGGATATCCATGGGTTCCGAGGCTGAAAAGGATTCAAGGCTTCAGGCTTTTTCAGGCTATTGTGTTGATGAGAATCTTTTGAAAAATGCAAAAGACGGTGCAGTTGTTATGCATTGTCTTCCGGCACACAGGGGAGATGAAATTACAGACAGTGTTATGGATGGAAAACAAAGTGTTGTCTGGCAACAGGCCGAAAACAGACTTCATGCCCAAAAGGCACTTATGGTCATGCTTTTAGGGAAGAATAAATAA